From Streptomyces asiaticus, one genomic window encodes:
- a CDS encoding ABC transporter substrate-binding protein codes for MLLRLFRRHPREWGPLEWLAVVGIGALVAAAITIAVTMAQGPGRCGDDLRDIDGDCVGVTEEAFEADPGIESLIGAVADENARVKRDWEDPPSGPRIPYVRIALMMPFTADDHSAMTADMIRRGIAGALAAQRQANRFGGPHYQLLLAPDGRNLDQWEPVVDRLAELTKDTRAPLVGVTGIPSSTPETRKAIAALSRHSIPTVGPVITAANMNSPYFFKTSPNNDQFARALKLYLDRKPARHRGFLVWDHRSEDVYSQNLRSVFERHFGDAYDLTNHNSNFTGTSGTDKGIPQRFTDAVQKICNEKSDTVFFAGRDQDLPAFMERMAQEGSCGRTTTLRILKVGIGLEPTLTGDAPRRWLDEARATIVDASAVDPAWWAGKAKPKKALGRFLDSFEEIGAQHKLGKKALDDGYAVMYHDAFTLLAGAVDRTFAEINEGGKKAPEALSIPTKDDVYNTLIIPSIAGDGCSSCLVGAGGTYGFEGPGRNDQWAVCKPVPVVEFPSSAGSGDPGAPGLYRTYRNGSRNACPS; via the coding sequence ATGCTGCTCCGTCTGTTCCGCCGTCATCCTCGTGAGTGGGGGCCGCTCGAATGGCTGGCCGTCGTCGGAATCGGCGCCCTGGTCGCCGCCGCGATCACCATCGCCGTCACCATGGCACAGGGCCCCGGCAGGTGCGGTGACGACCTGCGGGACATCGACGGGGACTGCGTGGGCGTCACCGAGGAAGCCTTCGAGGCGGACCCGGGCATCGAAAGCCTCATCGGGGCGGTGGCGGACGAGAACGCCCGGGTGAAGCGGGACTGGGAGGACCCGCCGAGCGGACCCAGGATCCCGTACGTACGGATCGCGCTGATGATGCCCTTCACCGCGGACGACCACAGCGCCATGACGGCGGACATGATCCGCCGCGGCATCGCGGGCGCCCTGGCCGCGCAGCGGCAGGCCAATCGCTTCGGCGGACCGCACTACCAGCTGCTGCTCGCCCCGGACGGCCGCAACCTCGACCAATGGGAGCCCGTCGTCGACCGTCTGGCCGAGCTGACCAAGGACACCCGGGCGCCGCTGGTCGGCGTGACCGGCATCCCCAGCAGCACACCGGAGACCCGTAAGGCGATCGCCGCGCTCAGCAGGCACAGCATCCCCACCGTCGGCCCGGTCATCACCGCGGCCAACATGAACTCCCCGTACTTCTTCAAGACCTCGCCCAACAACGACCAGTTCGCCCGCGCCCTCAAGCTCTACCTGGACCGGAAACCGGCCCGGCACAGAGGCTTCCTGGTCTGGGACCACCGCAGCGAGGACGTCTACTCCCAGAACCTGCGCAGCGTCTTCGAACGGCACTTCGGCGACGCGTACGACCTGACCAATCACAACTCGAACTTCACCGGCACCTCCGGAACCGACAAGGGCATCCCCCAGCGGTTCACCGACGCCGTCCAGAAGATCTGCAACGAGAAGTCCGACACCGTCTTCTTCGCGGGCCGCGACCAGGACCTCCCCGCCTTCATGGAGCGCATGGCGCAGGAGGGCAGCTGCGGGCGCACCACGACGCTGCGCATCCTGAAGGTCGGCATCGGCCTGGAACCCACGCTCACCGGGGACGCGCCCCGCCGATGGCTGGACGAGGCACGCGCCACGATCGTCGACGCCTCCGCCGTCGACCCCGCCTGGTGGGCGGGGAAGGCCAAGCCCAAGAAGGCGCTCGGCCGCTTCCTCGACAGCTTCGAGGAGATCGGGGCCCAGCACAAGCTGGGCAAGAAGGCGCTCGACGACGGCTACGCCGTGATGTACCACGATGCCTTCACGCTGCTCGCGGGCGCCGTGGACCGCACCTTCGCCGAGATCAACGAGGGCGGCAAGAAGGCGCCGGAGGCGTTGAGCATCCCGACGAAGGACGATGTGTACAACACCCTCATCATCCCCAGCATCGCCGGTGACGGGTGCAGCTCCTGCCTGGTCGGCGCCGGAGGGACGTACGGGTTCGAGGGTCCGGGCAGGAACGACCAATGGGCCGTGTGCAAGCCCGTGCCCGTGGTCGAGTTCCCGTCGAGCGCCGGCTCCGGCGATCCGGGCGCGCCCGGCCTCTACCGCACCTACCGGAACGGCTCCAGGAACGCCTGCCCCTCCTGA
- a CDS encoding SAM-dependent methyltransferase, producing the protein MTENGFRAEEIDTSRPHPARIYDYLLGGKNNYEVDREAGDRLAAAAPEVWSGVRANRDFLRRAVRHVVDSGIRQILDIGTGLPSSPNVHEIARELAPDVRVAYVDNDPIVNTYANVLLRGSAATSIALADLRDPRAVLDHPEVRQVIDFDQPVAVLLVAIVHFLTEAEQPERVVATLRDALPAGSFLVLSHATDDFADRSAASAVYDTATATLSLRSRDRIERFFDGFTLVEPGLAEVPFWRPDAPPPTRPGEVGYYGGVARKTG; encoded by the coding sequence TTGACGGAGAACGGCTTCCGCGCCGAGGAGATCGATACCAGCAGGCCGCATCCTGCCCGGATCTACGACTACCTGCTGGGGGGCAAGAACAACTACGAGGTGGACCGCGAGGCCGGTGACCGGCTCGCCGCCGCGGCACCCGAGGTGTGGAGCGGCGTACGGGCCAACCGCGACTTCCTGCGCCGCGCCGTGCGCCATGTGGTCGACAGCGGGATCCGGCAGATCCTCGACATCGGCACCGGGCTGCCCAGCTCCCCCAATGTGCATGAGATCGCCCGCGAGTTGGCGCCGGACGTGCGCGTCGCGTACGTCGACAACGATCCGATCGTCAACACGTACGCCAATGTGCTGCTGCGCGGTTCGGCCGCGACCAGCATCGCGCTCGCCGATCTGCGCGACCCGCGGGCCGTCCTGGACCACCCCGAGGTCCGTCAGGTCATCGACTTCGACCAGCCGGTCGCGGTGCTCCTCGTGGCCATCGTGCACTTCCTCACCGAGGCGGAGCAGCCCGAGCGGGTCGTCGCCACCCTGCGCGACGCGCTGCCCGCCGGGAGCTTCCTGGTGCTCTCCCACGCCACCGACGACTTCGCCGACCGCAGCGCCGCCTCGGCCGTCTACGACACCGCCACCGCCACCTTGAGCCTGCGGTCCCGCGACCGGATCGAGCGGTTCTTCGACGGGTTCACCCTGGTCGAGCCCGGTCTGGCCGAGGTCCCGTTCTGGCGCCCGGACGCCCCGCCGCCGACCCGGCCCGGGGAGGTCGGCTACTACGGCGGGGTGGCGCGCAAGACCGGCTGA
- a CDS encoding NACHT domain-containing protein, producing MDGGTVGLRIASAVVVPVIKRLLLPPASAPGAEYGERPVPIRRLLSFAKEHRTLTEDDLHKLARELVRRAVRAAGPHDPPIGPDEHDSVGQALTRTLHALGDLDMDDVHAFALGPERLAAELSRRAGPDTRRLLSDDAARFHDRLLETACVHLMRFFSRRPGFAARAQIEQSREIREQSEKLDAILRRLPDISRQDEQFEEEYAAYVVECHGRLTIYGVDLREPDGQDWPLETAYLSLQARPYRDGTDRVPVVNGEPGADRDTETERAPGPAEAVFATQERVLLRGVAGTGKTTLVQWLALSTAQQERVPGGLSQLFGRVPFVLPLRTLARKDSELPMPDDFLRWIGCPLVGTEPDGWAARVLRHGRGVLLIDGADEIPKDDRTRVRAWLKKLLAVFPGNLWLLTSRPAALERGWLAREGFQEFALAAMRPADMKQFIRRWHTAAGASQELGDSLTQSLRSSPELSRLATNPLMCGLICALHRERRGFLPQGRASLYEAALSMLLERRDLEREVYGRSRKPVLDQKSATEPLQRLAYWLIRNERTQLDRPDAVNVVRRLQPSVPRLAEVGTAEETLQHLLERSGLLREPAPGAVNFIHRTFQDFLGARAVLEERDMGMLVNNAHLDQWEDVVQMAVAQARHQERADLLTRLRERGDREQDATIQARLRLLALASLEQATRLEPTVREAIEDRAARLLPPRSLREARSLAQTGPLLLGLLPDAKDLEGDEELATVHAICQIGGDAAIPRLREFLGTGQPAVRAQLLAHWDRFDTEVYAEEIVRPLLDTAPEEIVTVRSHAELEALRTMSGYQRVGLHGDFAPEAIRAALDPRQLRELRLRNTLQLEDLDLLSAYPGLETLALQGCRNVKDPAPLTRLPRLRRLELRDLPQFEPLLKLADCPRLEGLLIGPEVPWRGLSDLPRPAELRLLSLPSSAAQLAGIVECRELAELRLQDASERLAPDEWGSLIAELPQLRKLTLSPQQLSMLLFAPRTEIPQVTHLDVWARAGVAVPLRRIARRLPGLEEIHLSQVAELDLASLAGLRRLRRVRLVYPGEIRGADSLPESVDLDIYPHP from the coding sequence GTGGACGGCGGCACGGTGGGGCTGCGGATCGCTTCGGCAGTGGTCGTGCCGGTGATCAAACGACTGCTGCTGCCGCCCGCGAGCGCGCCCGGCGCGGAGTACGGCGAACGGCCCGTACCGATCCGCCGGCTCCTCTCGTTCGCCAAGGAGCACCGCACCCTCACCGAGGACGATCTGCACAAGCTCGCCCGCGAGCTGGTCCGCCGCGCCGTGCGGGCCGCCGGGCCGCACGATCCGCCGATCGGCCCCGATGAGCACGACTCCGTGGGGCAGGCGCTGACCCGCACCCTGCACGCGCTCGGCGATCTCGACATGGACGACGTGCACGCCTTCGCGCTCGGCCCGGAGCGGCTGGCCGCCGAGCTGTCCCGGCGCGCGGGCCCCGACACCCGCAGGCTCCTCAGCGACGACGCGGCCCGCTTCCACGACCGGCTCCTGGAGACGGCCTGCGTCCACCTCATGCGCTTCTTCAGCCGGCGGCCCGGGTTCGCGGCCCGAGCCCAGATCGAGCAGAGCCGCGAGATCCGGGAGCAGAGCGAGAAATTGGACGCCATCCTGCGGCGGCTGCCCGACATCAGCCGCCAGGACGAACAGTTCGAGGAGGAGTACGCGGCTTACGTCGTCGAGTGCCACGGCAGGCTCACCATCTACGGCGTGGACCTGCGCGAACCGGACGGCCAGGACTGGCCGCTGGAGACCGCGTATCTGAGCCTCCAGGCCAGGCCCTACCGCGATGGCACCGACCGGGTGCCGGTGGTGAACGGCGAGCCCGGCGCCGACCGGGACACCGAGACCGAGCGGGCCCCGGGCCCGGCCGAGGCGGTCTTCGCCACCCAGGAGCGGGTCCTGCTGCGCGGGGTCGCCGGCACCGGCAAGACCACCCTCGTCCAGTGGCTGGCGCTCTCCACGGCGCAGCAGGAGCGGGTGCCGGGCGGGCTGTCCCAGCTGTTCGGGCGGGTCCCGTTCGTGCTGCCGCTGCGCACCCTGGCGCGCAAGGACTCCGAGCTGCCGATGCCCGACGACTTCCTGCGCTGGATCGGCTGCCCGCTGGTGGGCACCGAGCCCGACGGCTGGGCCGCGCGGGTGCTGCGGCACGGGCGCGGAGTACTCCTGATCGACGGGGCCGACGAGATCCCGAAGGACGACCGGACCCGCGTACGGGCCTGGCTGAAGAAGCTGCTCGCCGTCTTCCCCGGCAATCTGTGGCTGCTCACCTCCCGCCCCGCCGCCCTCGAACGGGGCTGGCTGGCCCGCGAGGGCTTCCAGGAGTTCGCGCTCGCCGCGATGCGGCCCGCCGACATGAAGCAGTTCATCCGCCGCTGGCACACGGCCGCCGGGGCCTCGCAGGAGCTCGGCGACTCGCTCACACAGTCCCTGCGCAGCAGCCCCGAGCTGAGCCGCCTGGCGACCAACCCGCTGATGTGCGGCCTGATCTGCGCCCTGCACCGGGAGCGGCGCGGCTTCCTGCCCCAGGGCCGCGCCTCCCTGTACGAGGCGGCGCTGTCCATGCTCCTGGAGCGGCGCGACCTGGAGCGCGAGGTCTACGGGCGCAGCCGTAAGCCCGTTCTGGACCAGAAGTCGGCCACCGAGCCGCTCCAGAGGCTCGCGTACTGGCTGATCCGCAACGAGCGGACCCAGCTGGACCGCCCGGACGCGGTGAACGTGGTGCGGCGGCTTCAGCCGTCCGTGCCCCGCCTCGCGGAAGTGGGAACGGCGGAGGAGACCCTTCAGCACCTGCTGGAGCGCTCCGGTCTGCTGCGCGAGCCCGCCCCGGGCGCGGTCAACTTCATTCACCGCACCTTCCAGGACTTCCTGGGCGCCAGGGCCGTGCTGGAGGAGCGCGATATGGGCATGCTGGTGAACAACGCACACCTGGACCAGTGGGAGGACGTGGTGCAGATGGCCGTCGCACAGGCTCGACACCAAGAGCGTGCCGACCTGCTGACCCGTTTGCGGGAGCGGGGCGACCGGGAGCAGGACGCGACGATCCAGGCGCGGTTACGGCTCCTCGCGCTCGCCTCCCTCGAACAGGCCACCCGCCTGGAGCCCACGGTCCGCGAGGCCATCGAGGACCGGGCGGCGCGGCTGCTTCCGCCGCGCAGTCTGCGGGAGGCCAGGTCACTCGCGCAGACCGGCCCGCTGCTGCTGGGCCTGCTGCCCGACGCCAAGGACCTGGAGGGCGACGAGGAGCTGGCCACGGTCCACGCGATCTGCCAGATCGGCGGGGACGCCGCCATCCCCAGGCTCCGGGAGTTCCTGGGCACCGGCCAGCCCGCGGTGCGCGCTCAACTCCTCGCCCACTGGGACCGGTTCGACACCGAGGTGTACGCCGAGGAGATCGTACGGCCGCTGCTCGACACCGCGCCCGAGGAGATCGTCACGGTGCGCTCCCACGCCGAGCTGGAGGCCCTGCGCACCATGTCCGGCTATCAACGCGTCGGCCTGCACGGCGACTTCGCCCCCGAGGCGATCCGCGCCGCGCTCGACCCGCGGCAGCTGCGCGAGCTGCGCCTGCGCAACACCCTCCAGCTGGAGGACCTCGACCTGCTCTCCGCCTACCCCGGTCTTGAGACCCTCGCCCTCCAGGGCTGCCGGAACGTGAAGGACCCCGCGCCGCTGACCCGGCTGCCCCGGCTGCGGCGGCTGGAGCTGCGGGACCTGCCGCAGTTCGAGCCGCTGCTGAAGCTGGCGGACTGCCCCCGCCTCGAAGGGCTCCTCATCGGGCCCGAGGTGCCCTGGCGCGGCCTGTCCGACCTGCCCCGCCCCGCCGAGCTGCGGCTGCTCTCACTGCCGTCGTCGGCGGCACAGCTCGCGGGGATCGTCGAGTGCCGGGAGCTGGCGGAGCTGCGACTCCAGGACGCCAGCGAGCGGCTGGCGCCGGACGAATGGGGCTCCCTCATCGCCGAGTTGCCCCAGCTGCGCAAGCTGACGCTCTCCCCGCAGCAGCTGAGCATGCTGCTGTTCGCGCCCCGCACCGAGATACCCCAGGTCACCCACCTGGATGTGTGGGCCAGGGCCGGTGTCGCGGTTCCGCTGCGGCGGATCGCCCGGCGGCTTCCGGGGCTTGAGGAGATCCATCTGTCGCAGGTGGCGGAGCTCGATCTCGCCTCCCTCGCCGGGCTGCGGCGGCTGCGCCGGGTGCGGCTGGTCTACCCGGGCGAGATCCGCGGCGCGGACTCGCTCCCCGAGAGCGTCGACCTCGACATCTATCCGCATCCCTGA
- a CDS encoding VC0807 family protein, whose translation MLTQDSTTQGASSAPDTEPPQTGERPKAPARSKKAAILGWAVTLSLNVVAPIVTYNALRDHGFSEFAALLISSAWPVVDGAVHLAWRRRLDELAIVTLVFIVITAVVSTVGAHSARALLIKDSCVTGLFGVLCLATLLAPRPLMFYLGRKFATDGTEASTAWWNGLWHVDGFRKAMMTMTTVWGVVYCIESAVRVVLSYTLRTDTMVVLSPVLIYAVLGSLGTWTALYGKRSRRKGQARAAAAAAAAAEG comes from the coding sequence GTGCTCACTCAGGACTCGACCACGCAAGGCGCCTCGAGCGCACCGGATACGGAGCCGCCACAGACCGGCGAGCGGCCCAAAGCGCCCGCCCGGTCCAAGAAGGCCGCCATTCTCGGCTGGGCCGTCACGCTCAGCCTCAATGTCGTCGCACCGATCGTCACGTACAACGCACTGCGCGACCACGGCTTCAGCGAATTCGCCGCGCTGCTGATCAGCAGTGCCTGGCCGGTGGTCGACGGCGCCGTCCATCTCGCCTGGCGCCGCCGCCTCGATGAACTCGCCATCGTCACGCTGGTGTTCATCGTGATCACGGCCGTGGTGTCGACCGTCGGCGCGCACTCGGCCCGGGCGCTGCTGATCAAGGACTCGTGCGTCACCGGGCTGTTCGGGGTGCTCTGCCTGGCGACGCTGCTGGCGCCGCGCCCCCTGATGTTCTACCTGGGGCGCAAGTTCGCCACCGACGGCACCGAGGCGAGCACCGCCTGGTGGAACGGGCTGTGGCACGTCGATGGCTTCCGCAAGGCCATGATGACGATGACGACCGTCTGGGGCGTGGTCTACTGCATCGAGTCCGCGGTCCGGGTCGTCCTGTCGTACACCCTCAGAACCGACACCATGGTGGTCCTGAGCCCGGTGCTGATCTACGCCGTGCTGGGCTCCCTCGGCACATGGACGGCCCTTTACGGCAAGCGGTCGCGCCGCAAGGGCCAGGCGCGCGCCGCCGCGGCGGCGGCAGCGGCGGCCGAGGGCTGA
- a CDS encoding ATP-binding protein — MLRSLVPRLTGLAYDERSRTGREHQGDLPVVLLTGYHGMGRTAVLEELAARYRDRLPLAHVRAVATESATFPHAPADGGAPTAATLVEILAELVCGLAPALRRRFPVLAPGLFAVSGWYHGNGEQRDAACLRFARLLLACRLAGGDENALRHAWATAVEGRLETIDAEADAEWGRDAVTAAVVAEYTERHQPAAAQEWYRGRFPRGADGQDPLVLLGEWFQRGGDYRHAAEQSLMAAFLHDVASSYGRLQRWNREPWPLILLDDAHCPPGQDFLDLLLEHRALPERPDHEELVVVATRLGGLPEDASDAVRRDLPDLVKSSGWQRRGLAPSAGLLAVPLTPLSRDDILPLLVPGRPARPLHPYLASAVHSLTGGHPAVTTVLCAAVLDATKRGRGVDPRDLLELNAKDGRPVTEALLERLLPDRRQRDRLTLLSLARDSTAAEALAEHLRLQGPDQLPANSATDYLEEQQWQQLTPPDQPLVTDALLRTLLVHEARRTSSRAEDGRSWQDIHRFLRMHHAQRGESGEADALRHTLAAGNAETVVAMLTEEFQSEKDANAAAHWLLCLQYAATAPTPPAEEWTDERMQIALGAHDGRYAELHEIERCVNRLLHALWHVSEPHAEPDPDMCKAVGEELAYLSPRHPSWHAVLGQAARNWPAAARKKRPFPISGQ; from the coding sequence TTGCTGCGCTCGCTCGTTCCCCGGCTGACCGGCCTGGCCTACGACGAGCGGTCCCGGACCGGCCGGGAGCACCAGGGCGATCTGCCCGTGGTGCTGCTGACGGGGTATCACGGCATGGGGCGCACCGCCGTCCTGGAGGAGCTGGCGGCGCGCTATCGGGACCGGCTGCCGCTGGCCCACGTCCGGGCCGTGGCCACCGAGTCCGCCACCTTCCCGCATGCCCCGGCCGACGGCGGCGCCCCCACCGCGGCCACCCTGGTGGAGATCCTCGCGGAGCTGGTGTGTGGGCTCGCCCCCGCGTTGCGCCGTCGCTTCCCCGTCCTGGCGCCCGGCCTGTTCGCCGTCTCCGGCTGGTACCACGGCAACGGCGAGCAGCGGGACGCCGCGTGTCTGCGGTTCGCCCGGCTGCTGCTCGCCTGCCGCCTCGCCGGCGGGGACGAGAACGCGCTGAGACACGCCTGGGCCACCGCCGTCGAAGGCCGTCTGGAGACCATCGACGCGGAGGCCGACGCGGAGTGGGGCCGGGACGCGGTCACCGCCGCCGTGGTGGCCGAGTACACCGAGCGGCACCAGCCGGCCGCGGCACAGGAGTGGTACCGGGGGCGCTTCCCGCGGGGCGCGGACGGACAGGATCCGCTGGTGCTGCTGGGGGAGTGGTTCCAGCGCGGCGGCGACTACCGGCACGCGGCCGAGCAGAGCCTGATGGCCGCCTTCCTCCACGATGTCGCCTCCTCCTACGGCAGGCTCCAGCGGTGGAACCGCGAACCCTGGCCGCTCATCCTGCTCGACGACGCCCACTGCCCGCCCGGCCAGGACTTCCTCGATCTGCTCCTCGAACACCGGGCGCTGCCCGAGCGCCCCGACCACGAGGAGCTCGTCGTGGTGGCCACCCGCCTCGGCGGCTTACCCGAGGACGCCTCCGACGCCGTCCGCCGCGACCTGCCCGACCTGGTGAAGTCCTCCGGCTGGCAGCGCAGGGGCCTGGCCCCGTCCGCCGGCCTGCTCGCCGTCCCGCTCACCCCGCTGAGCCGGGACGACATCCTGCCCCTCCTGGTGCCCGGCCGGCCCGCCCGGCCGCTCCACCCCTATCTGGCCTCCGCCGTGCACTCCCTGACCGGCGGGCACCCCGCGGTGACCACCGTGCTGTGCGCGGCGGTCCTGGACGCCACCAAGCGGGGCCGCGGCGTGGACCCGCGGGACCTCCTCGAACTGAACGCGAAGGACGGCCGCCCGGTCACCGAGGCGCTCCTGGAGCGGCTGCTCCCGGACCGGCGCCAGCGCGACCGGCTGACCCTGCTCTCGCTCGCCCGCGACAGCACCGCGGCCGAGGCGCTGGCCGAGCATCTGCGGCTCCAGGGCCCGGACCAACTGCCGGCCAACTCCGCCACCGACTACCTCGAAGAGCAGCAGTGGCAGCAACTGACCCCGCCCGACCAGCCGTTGGTCACCGACGCGCTGCTGCGCACCCTGCTGGTGCACGAGGCGCGCCGCACCTCCTCACGGGCCGAGGACGGCCGCAGCTGGCAGGACATCCACCGCTTCCTGCGGATGCACCACGCCCAGCGCGGTGAGAGCGGCGAGGCCGACGCCCTGCGGCACACCCTCGCGGCCGGGAACGCCGAGACGGTGGTGGCCATGCTGACGGAGGAGTTCCAGTCGGAGAAGGACGCCAATGCCGCCGCCCACTGGCTGCTGTGCCTCCAGTACGCGGCGACCGCGCCCACCCCACCGGCCGAGGAGTGGACCGACGAACGGATGCAGATCGCCCTCGGCGCGCACGACGGCCGGTACGCCGAGCTGCACGAGATCGAGCGCTGCGTCAACCGGCTGCTGCACGCCCTGTGGCATGTCTCCGAGCCGCACGCCGAGCCGGATCCCGATATGTGCAAGGCGGTCGGCGAGGAGCTGGCCTATCTCTCACCGCGCCATCCGTCCTGGCACGCCGTCCTGGGCCAGGCGGCCCGCAACTGGCCCGCGGCGGCACGGAAGAAGCGCCCCTTCCCTATCTCCGGTCAGTGA
- a CDS encoding TetR-like C-terminal domain-containing protein — MDVSLTRSADDNSGASAVITTTARRLLVKLGAGGLSPAAVAHESGLSVSEVEAVFPHRDDLLTALLIDAYNDSGAAMEEADRAARDAGASAGARLLAVTRALRRWSFANPGEFTLVYGSPVPDYHAPQETVPPASRTPAVLAGIVRSALEAGELTAPRREVPGPPLLLPEAVQLFGGVPEAPFSDIIERGIVLWSSLIGLLVFQVFSRTHDSVRDETAFFDYAVAVAAEGIGLVVPLGENTD, encoded by the coding sequence ATGGATGTTTCCTTAACACGTTCCGCCGACGACAACTCCGGGGCGTCGGCGGTCATCACGACCACCGCGCGCCGGCTGCTGGTGAAACTGGGCGCCGGAGGGCTGTCCCCGGCCGCCGTCGCGCATGAGAGCGGCCTCTCCGTCAGCGAGGTGGAGGCCGTCTTCCCGCACCGGGACGATCTGCTGACCGCGCTGCTCATCGACGCCTACAACGACTCCGGCGCCGCGATGGAGGAGGCCGACCGGGCCGCCCGGGACGCGGGCGCGTCGGCAGGCGCGCGGCTGCTCGCGGTCACGCGGGCGCTGCGCCGGTGGTCCTTCGCCAACCCCGGCGAGTTCACGCTGGTCTACGGCTCGCCGGTGCCGGACTACCACGCCCCGCAGGAGACCGTCCCGCCCGCCTCGCGCACCCCCGCGGTGCTGGCCGGCATCGTGCGCTCCGCGCTGGAAGCCGGTGAACTCACCGCGCCCCGGCGGGAGGTGCCGGGGCCGCCGCTGCTGCTGCCGGAGGCGGTGCAGCTGTTCGGCGGGGTGCCCGAGGCCCCGTTCTCGGACATCATCGAGCGCGGCATCGTGCTGTGGAGCAGCCTGATCGGGCTCCTGGTGTTCCAGGTCTTCAGCCGCACCCATGACAGCGTCCGGGACGAGACCGCGTTCTTCGACTACGCCGTCGCCGTCGCGGCCGAAGGCATCGGACTCGTGGTTCCCTTGGGCGAGAACACCGACTGA
- a CDS encoding MAB_1171c family putative transporter — MNTIKTLCFVIAALSSYAALVYRLFQVRRGWRDSAYRTLLVTLLLQCLTFTMGAVAMGSERFLGVGNLAILVMHLSAVAFCVSAQIILLRWAADAEESGRKARYWLITGITLNALLTALFLIADGPGRPAEDFNTGSGQPLVLTYLLVFMVSQAVPCVTILRQCGPYARMASKTSLRQALRLLSVAAVILFLYCLARVVNVLTAACGLDIGAWTLAASVFSALGIVTLSLALTISSWGPSATRLLEWARGYRSYRALYPLWRDLYESSPDIVLEPPGAAVSDLNYRLHRRVIEIRDGWRELRPYIDRTTNGDGGAGPRGSEESRQAFAEAAQIKQALHAKRTGTIPEDNADTGDFGDRDTDNFTAEVVWLTKVASAYRRLGKAR; from the coding sequence GTGAACACCATCAAGACTCTCTGCTTCGTCATCGCGGCGCTGTCGTCGTACGCCGCCCTCGTCTACCGGCTGTTCCAGGTCAGACGCGGCTGGCGGGACAGCGCCTACCGCACGCTGTTAGTCACCCTGCTGTTGCAGTGCCTCACCTTCACGATGGGTGCCGTCGCCATGGGGAGCGAGCGCTTCCTGGGCGTCGGCAACCTCGCGATCCTGGTGATGCACCTGTCGGCGGTCGCCTTCTGCGTCAGCGCCCAGATCATCCTGCTGCGCTGGGCGGCCGACGCCGAGGAGTCGGGGCGCAAGGCCCGGTACTGGCTGATCACGGGAATCACCCTCAACGCGCTCCTTACGGCGCTCTTCCTGATCGCCGACGGCCCCGGCCGGCCGGCCGAGGACTTCAACACCGGCAGCGGCCAGCCGCTGGTCCTCACCTACCTCCTGGTCTTCATGGTCTCCCAGGCGGTTCCGTGCGTCACCATCCTGCGCCAGTGCGGGCCCTACGCCCGTATGGCGAGCAAGACCTCGCTGCGGCAGGCCCTGCGGCTGCTCTCCGTCGCCGCGGTGATCCTCTTCCTGTACTGCCTGGCCCGGGTGGTCAACGTCCTCACGGCCGCGTGCGGGCTCGACATCGGCGCCTGGACCCTGGCCGCCTCCGTCTTCAGCGCGCTGGGCATCGTCACCCTCTCGCTCGCCCTGACGATCTCCTCCTGGGGGCCGTCGGCCACCAGGCTGCTGGAGTGGGCGCGCGGCTACCGGTCCTACCGGGCGCTGTATCCGCTGTGGCGGGATCTGTACGAGTCCTCGCCGGACATCGTCCTGGAGCCGCCCGGGGCCGCGGTCTCCGACCTCAACTACCGGCTGCACCGGAGGGTCATCGAAATCCGGGACGGATGGCGGGAGTTGCGCCCCTACATCGACCGCACCACGAACGGCGACGGCGGGGCGGGCCCCAGGGGGAGCGAGGAGTCCCGACAGGCGTTCGCCGAGGCGGCGCAGATCAAGCAGGCTCTGCACGCCAAGCGCACCGGCACGATTCCCGAGGACAACGCGGACACCGGCGACTTCGGGGACCGCGACACGGACAACTTCACCGCCGAGGTCGTCTGGCTCACCAAGGTGGCCTCCGCCTACCGGCGGCTCGGCAAGGCGCGCTGA
- a CDS encoding helix-turn-helix domain-containing protein, translating into MSETDDRPMLAVRLDNLFKTVRPKGKHWTNAEVAEELKRANPELKVGGVYLSQLRTGKRSNPSPDLLAALARFFGVSVAYFFDDQVAESVLSEIAAIEALRQAGVRAVAMRAAGMKKENLEAITTIMDQYRQLQGLPPVADTSDSE; encoded by the coding sequence ATGTCCGAGACTGACGACCGGCCCATGCTGGCAGTGCGTCTGGACAACCTCTTCAAGACGGTTCGTCCCAAGGGCAAGCACTGGACCAACGCCGAGGTGGCGGAGGAGCTCAAGCGGGCCAACCCCGAACTGAAGGTCGGGGGTGTGTATCTGTCGCAGCTGCGGACGGGCAAGCGCTCCAATCCGTCACCGGACCTGCTGGCCGCCCTCGCACGCTTCTTCGGCGTGTCGGTGGCCTACTTCTTCGACGACCAGGTCGCCGAGTCGGTGCTCAGCGAGATCGCCGCCATCGAGGCGCTGCGCCAGGCCGGGGTCCGCGCCGTGGCGATGCGCGCGGCGGGGATGAAGAAGGAGAACCTCGAGGCCATCACGACCATCATGGATCAGTACCGGCAGCTCCAGGGCCTTCCGCCGGTCGCCGACACCTCGGACTCGGAATGA